In Canis lupus baileyi chromosome X, mCanLup2.hap1, whole genome shotgun sequence, one DNA window encodes the following:
- the LOC140628351 gene encoding protein S100-A10 — MPSQMEHAMETMMFTFHKFAGDKGYLTKEDLRVLMEKEFPGFLENQKDPLAVDKIMKDLDQCRDGKVGFQSFFSLIAGLTIACNDYFVIHMKQKGKK, encoded by the coding sequence ATGCCGTCTCAAATGGAACATGCCATGGAAACCATGATGTTCACGTTTCACAAGTTTGCTGGGGATAAAGGATACTTGACAAAGGAAGACCTGAGAGTACTCATGGAAAAGGAATTCCCAGGATTTTTGGAAAATCAAAAAGACCCTCTGGCCGTGGACAAAATAATGAAGGACCTCGACCAGTGCCGAGATGGCAAAGTGGGCTTCCAGAGCTTCTTTTCACTAATTGCTGGGCTCACCATTGCATGCAATGACTATTTTGTAATACACATGAAGCAGAAGGGCAAGAAATAG